One part of the Canis lupus dingo isolate Sandy chromosome 14, ASM325472v2, whole genome shotgun sequence genome encodes these proteins:
- the GPR85 gene encoding probable G-protein coupled receptor 85, producing the protein MANYSHAADNILQNLSPLTAFLKLTSLGFIIGVSVVGNLLISILLVKDKTLHRAPYYFLLDLCCSDILRSAICFPFVFNSVKNGSTWTYGTLTCKVIAFLGVLSCFHTAFMLFCISVTRYLAIAHHRFYTKRLTFWTCLAVICMVWTLSVAMAFPPVLDVGTYSFIREEDQCTFQHRSFRANDSLGFMLLLALILLATQLVYLKLIFFVHDRRKMKPVQFVAAVSQNWTFHGPGASGQAAANWLAGFGRGPTPPTLLGIRQNANTTGRRRLLVLDEFKMEKRISRMFYIMTFLFLTLWGPYLVACYWRVFARGPVVPGGFLTAAVWMSFAQAGINPFVCIFSNRELRRCFSTTLLYCRKSRLPREPYCVI; encoded by the coding sequence ATGGCGAACTATAGCCATGCAGCTGACaacattttacaaaatctttCTCCTCTAACAGCCTTTCTGAAACTGACTTCCTTGGGTTTCATAATAGGAGTCAGCGTGGTGGGCAACCTTCTGATCTCCATTTTGCTAGTGAAAGATAAGACCTTGCATAGAGCACCTTACTACTTCCTGTTGGATCTTTGCTGTTCAGATATCCTCAGATCTGCAATTTGTTTCCCATTTGTATTCAACTCTGTCAAAAATGGCTCTACCTGGACTTACGGGACTCTGACTTGCAAAGTGATTGCCTTTCTGGGGGTTTTGTCCTGTTTCCACACTGCTTTCATGCTCTTCTGCATCAGCGTCACCAGATACTTAGCTATCGCCCATCACCGCTTCTATACAAAGAGGCTGACCTTTTGGACGTGTCTGGCTGTCATCTGCATGGTGTGGACTCTGTCTGTGGCCATGGCATTCCCCCCAGTTTTAGATGTGGGCACTTACTCATTCATTAGGGAGGAAGATCAATGTACCTTCCAACACCGCTCCTTCAGGGCTAATGATTCCTTAGGATTTATGCTGCTCCTTGCTCTCATCCTCCTAGCCACACAGCTTGTCTACCTCAAGCTGATATTTTTTGTCCACGACCGAAGGAAAATGAAGCCAGTCCAGTTTGTAGCAGCAGTCAGCCAGAACTGGACTTTTCATGGCCCTGGAGCCAGTGGCCAGGCAGCCGCCAATTGGCTCGCAGGATTTGGAAGGGGTCCCACACCACCCACCTTGCTGGGCATCAGGCAAAATGCAAACACCACGGGCAGAAGAAGGCTCTTGGTCCTAGATGAgttcaaaatggagaaaagaatcaGCAGAATGTTCTATATAATGACTTTTCTCTTCCTAACCTTGTGGGGCCCATACCTGGTGGCCTGTTATTGGAGAGTTTTTGCAAGAGGGCCTGTAGTACCAGGGGGATTTCTAACAGCCGCTGTCTGGATGAGTTTTGCCCAAGCAGGAATCAATCCTTTTGTCTGCATTTTCTCCAACAGGGAGCTGAGGCGCTGTTTCAGCACAACCCTCCTTTACTGCAGAAAATCCAGGTTACCAAGGGAACCTTACTGTGTTATATGA